The DNA region GGCTGGCAGGGCGGTCAGGGCGGCGGCGCCGAACGCGGCGGCCGCCATCCAAGGACGACGGATCATTGTTTCCTCCCCAGTCTCTTGTTCTTGAGCGGCTGCTCCGTGCCGGAAGGCCGGCGGTCCTTCGAAGCCGCGTCCCGTCGGTCTCAGAGATAGCTGCGGCCGTCTAGGTAGGCCTTGCGCCAGCGCCGGATCTCGACGCGCTCGAAGAGCCCGACCTTGTAGAACGGGTCCGCGTGGATGAGCGCCTCGGCCTCAGCGCGGGTCTCGACGTCGACGACGTACAGGCCGCCGCCGGCGTCGCTCCCGTCGTCGTTCAGCTTCGCGCCGCAGGCCAGAAGCCGGTCCTTGATCCGGTCGAGGTAGACGAGGTGCTCAGCCCGGTTCGCCTTGCGGATGTCCAGGCTTCCGGCCTTGTCGAAGGTCTCGATCATGTAGGGCATGGCACTCGTCCCGTCAGTTGGCCGCGATGGCAGAGGGATGCTGCGCCAGCGGCGTCACGCTGATCGCCATGTACGGGTAGAGCGGCAGCGAACTCAGGACCTGGTGGAGCTCGTCGTTCCCGGCCACGTCGAAGACACTGTAGTTCGCGTACTGCCCGGCGATGCGCCACAGGTGTCTCCATGTGCCGTCATGCTGGAGCTTCTCGGCGTAGGCCTTCTCCTCAGCCTTGAGGCGATCCGCTTCCGACTTCGGCAGCGACGCCGGAATGTTGACCTGCATGTGGACCATGTAGAGCATGACGTCGATCCTTTGCCGCCGGTCTTGCCGAGCGCGCCCGAGGTGAGATCTGCTGCGCCGTACAGTGCGGGCCGACGCCGAGACCCGGCCGCGGCCGACGCGGTACGGCCGAGGTTGGCGCGGTCCTGCCGTACGCGCCGAAGCGTCCGATGGCCAGACCGGATCAGGCATCGGCGCGGATCAGGTCGGCGGCCTTCTCGGCGATCATGAACACGGCGGCCTGGGTGTTGCCGGAGACGATGCGTGGCATGATCGAAGCATCCGCCACCCGCAGGCCGGCCACGCCGCGCACGCGCAGGCCCGGGTCCGTCACGGAACCCGGATCGCCGCCCATGCGGCACGTGCCGCAGATGTGGTAGATCGTCTGGCCGTCGCGGCGGGCGAAATCCAGCCAGTCCGCGTCGGTCCGGCAGTCCAGGCCGGGGTTGAGCTCGGCCCCGCGGAAGCGTGCCATCGGCGCCTGACCGACGATGGCACGCGCGATCTTCATGCCCTCGACCATCGCCCGGCGATCCTCCTCGGTGGCGAGGAAATTCGGGCGGATGGCGGGAGGCTCGAGCGGATCGGGCGACGCCGCGTGGATCGTCCCGCGCGATTCCGGCCGCAACTGCGTGACGCCGATCGTCATGCCGGGCAGGCGGTCAAGCTTGCGCTCGGCGGCGTTGGCGTAGCTCGCGTGCATGAAGAAGTACTGCACGTCGGGCCCGTCGAGCCCCGGTCGGGTGCGCACGAATCCGTGGGCGAGACCGGTCCCCAGCGCCAGGATACCCCGCCGCGTCGCGAGGTAGCGCGCTGCGGCGACGCCGAGGCGCAGGCCGCGGGTCTGCTCGTTCAGCGTCACCGGCAGGCGGACCCGCCAGTTCATGCGCGTGCAGTAATGGTCCATATAGTTGGCACCGACGCCGGGCAGCGCGGACCGCACCGCCACGCCGAGCCCGGTAAGGATCGCCGGGTCGCCGAGGCCCGACAGTTCCAGGATCTGCGGGGTCTGCGCCGCGCCCGCGGCGAGGATCACCTCCCCGCGGGAGCGGAACAGCCGCTCGCGGCCGCCGACCAGTGCCGCGACGCCGCTCGCCCGATCCACGTCGAAGGTCAGCCGCAGGACGTGCGCGTCGGTCACAACGGCGAGGTTCGGACGGGCCAGGGCCGGCCGCAGATAGGCGTCGGCGGCGCTGACCCGCCGCCCGCGCCGCTGGTTCACTTGGTAGTAGCCGAAGCCGTCCTGACTCGCCGCGTTGTAGTCGGGGTTGCGCGGGTGTCCCGCCGCCTCCGCGGCGGCGATGAAGGCCTCGGCGATCGCCGGCCGCTCGGCGACTTCCGTGAGCGGCAGAGGGCCGCCACGGGCGCGTAGCGGATCGGCCGCCCCGTCGTAATCCTCGAGCCTGCGGAAGTAGGGCAGCACGTCGGCGAAGCCCCAGCCGCGGCACCCGGCCTGCGCCCAGGCGTCGTAATCCTGCGGCTGCCCGCGCACGTAGATCATGCCGTTGATCAGCGTCGACCCGCCGAGTCCTCGGCCCCGCGGAACCGCGATCACGCGGCCGCCCGTCGCCTCCTCGGGTTCGGTCCGGAAGCGCCAGTTGTAGGACGGGTGCTGGAGCAGGCGGCTGAACCCGGCTGGGATCGCGACCCAGGGGCTGCGCGCCCGTCCCCCCGCCTCGAGGAGCAGCACCCGGCGCGTCCCGGACTCGGTCAGCCTGTTGGCCAGGACGCAGCCCGCGGTGCCGCCGCCCACGATGACGTAGTCGAAGTCGCCCGCCGCGACGGCGTCGTTGTCGGTCGATCCCACGGTGCGCCCCAAGTTCAGTCCCCGGATCCGGCCTCAGAGGGCACCCATGTGGCGGGCCATTAGGGCGATCTGGCGCTCCAGCATCGGCAGACCCCTCTGGATGCGGCAGCCCGCCGCCAGCGCGGCGGCGAGCAGCGGCGTGGTCTCCGGATCCATGATCGCCTCGGCGACGAACTGGCCGGCGTGGAGGGCGGTCAGATCGAACGGGGCGGCGTCCTGAGGGCGCATCCCGAGCGACGTACCGTTGACGAGGAGGTCGTGCTCCGCCTGTGCGCCCTCCGCGGCGACTGCCAGCGCGGGATAGGCGGCGCGCAGGCGATCCGCCAGCGCCCGGGCGCGGCCGGCGGTGCGGTTCAGGATCGTCAGGCGCGCGACGCCCGCCTCGGCGAGCGCGAACGCGATGGCGCTCGCCGCGCCGCCGGCCCCCGCGAGGGCCGCGCTCCGGCCCCTCGGCTCCAATCTCGACGCGCGCAGCGCCTCGACGAACCCGATCCCGTCGAGCATCGTGCCGACCATGCGCCCGTCCGCCTCCCGCCGGACGCAGTTGACCGCCCCGATCTGCTCGGCTTCGCGGGTCAGCGCGTCGCACAGGCCGGTCATCGCGGTCTTGTGCGGGACCGTGGCGATGAAGCCGCCGAAATTGCGCAGCTGCCGCAGCCCGTCCATCACGGCGGCGAGCCCGTCCGCCGTCACGTGCAGCGGGACGAGCACGCCGTCGACGCCGTGGCGGGCGAAGAGCGCCCCCATCACCTCGGGCGCCTTCACGTGGTAGATCGGGTCCGCCAGGATCCCGTAGACCCGGGTCCGCCCGGTGATCCCGGTCGCGGTGACCGCACTGCTCATGGCCGTCCTCCCGTCCATCGCCCGTCCCGACCGGTCCCGGCTCACGTCATGTAGAGGCCGCCGGCGACGTCGACGGTCTGGCCGGTGACGAAGCTGGCCTCGGCCGACGTCAGGTAGAGGGCGAGATCCGCGACCTCCTCGGGTGCGCCGAGGCGGCCCATCGGGGTCAGGCGCACCTGCTCGTCGTTGACGGCGCGGCCCACCGCCCGGACCATCGGGGTCTCGATCCGCCCCGGCGCGATCGCGTTGACGCGGATGCCGAACGGACCGAGCTCGGCCGCGAGGTGCTTGGTGAGCCCGATCAGCCCGGCCTTCGAGGCCGCGTAGTGGCAGGCGACGATCGGCGAGTGGGTCTTGCCCGCCACCGACGACATGTTGACGATCCAGCCGCGCCCGGCCGCGCACATCGCGGGCGCCAGCGCGCGGACGGTGTTGAACGCCCCCGTCAGGTTGACCGCGACGACGCGGTTCCACTCCGCCGGGTCCATCTCCCAGACCCGGTGGGCCGCCCCGTCGTGCTTGGGCGAGATGCCGGCGTTGTTGACCACCGTGTCGAACGCGCCGCCCATCGCGGCGGCGGCCTCCGACAGGGCCGCCTCGACCGCCGCGTAGTCGGCGACGTCGAGGCGCAGCGGCAGGGCGCGACCGCCTCCGCCCTCGATCGCCGCGACGGTCGCCACGACGTCGTCCGCGTTCACGTCGGCCACGCCCACCAGGGCGCCCCGCGCGCCGAACCCCTCCGCGATCGCCCGGCCGATCCCGCGGCCGGCCCCCGTGACGAGGACGCGCCGTCCGGCGTGGCTCGCGCGCCGGACGATCGCCTCGGGGTTCGTCTGCCGCTCGGTCATCTCAGATCCCCAGATAGGCGCGTCGGACGTGGTCGTTGTCGAGCAGGGCCGCGGACGCGTCGGCGAGGACGATCTCGCCGTTCTCCAGAACGTAGCCTCGGTCGGCCACCTGCAGCGTGTGGAACACGTTCTGCTCGACGATCAGGACGGTGGCGCCGGTCTTCACGATCCGGTCGACCACCGCGAAGACCTGCGCCACCACGATAGGCGCGAGGCCCAGCGAGGGCTCGTCGAACATCAGGAGCTTGGGACGGGCCATCATCCCGCGGGCGATGGCCACCATCTGCTGCTCGCCGCCCGAGAGGGAGCCGGCGTTCTGGTCGAGGCGCTCGCGCACTCGCGGGAACAGGTCGAGCACGTCCGCGAGCGTCTCCGACTGGCGCTCGCGCGCCGCGCGGCGGTAGGCGCCCATCAGCAGGTTTTCCCGCACCGTCATCTCGGGGAAGAGCTGGCGCCCCTCCGGGATCAGGGTGACGCCGCGCGCCACCATCTCGTGGCCCGAGAGCCGGGTTACGTCCTCGTCCTCGAACAGGATCCGGCCGCGGGTGGGCTTCACCAGGCCCGCGATGGTCCGCAGCGTCGTCGTCTTGCCGGCCCCGTTCGCGCCGACGATCGTCACCACCTCGCCGGCGCGCACCTCCAGCGAGACGGCGTGCAGGATGCTGGTCGCGCCGTAACCGGCATCCACGCGCTCAAGCGTGAGCATGGGCGAACTCCTTGCCGAGATACGCCTCGATCACGGCGGGGTCGCGCACCACGTCCTGCGGGCTGCCCTGGGCGATGATCTGCCCGGAACTCAGGACGATCACCCGGTCGGAAAGCGCCATCACCGCCTGCATGACGTGCTCGATCGCGATGATGCTGACGCCGGTGTCGCGGATCGACAGCATCAGGTCGATGGCGCGGCGCACGTCGGTCTGGTTGATGCCGGCCATGACCTCGTCGAGCAGCAGCACGCGCGGGCGCATCGCCATCACGCGGGCGACCTCGAGCCGCTTGAGGCCCCCGATGGTGAGGCCGCGCGCCTCGCTCCCGAGCCAGGGCGCGAGCCCCATCCGCTCGGCGGTCTCGCGCGCGACCGCCCGGGCTTCGCGGACGTCGCTGCGCCGGTGGAACGCGCCGACCATGATGTTCTCCTCGACCGTCATGGCCGCGAAGGGCTGCACGATCTGGAAGGTGCGGCCGACGCCGAGCGTCGCGAAATCCGACGGCCGGGCCGGCCGGTGCCACGTCCCGTCCGGCGCGCGGACGCTCACCGTGCCGGCATCGGGCTTGAGGAAGCCCGAGATCATGTTGAAGACGGTGGTCTTGCCCGCCCCGTTCGGGCCGATCAGGCCGAGGATCTCGCCCTCCCGGAGCGTGAATCCGACATCGTTGGTAACGTGAAGGCCGCCGAAGCGCTTCTGCAGCCCCTCGACCCGGACCAGGTCCGCGCCGACCGCCGGCCGCTCCGGGGCCCGCAGAACGGCCGGAACCGACGCCGCCTGCGCGCCGCGGCCGCCCGCCCCGGCCCGCGCGAAGCGGGACACGAGGCCCATCAGCCCGTTGGGCAGGAACAGAACGACGAGCACCAGAACGACGCCGTAGACGAGGCCGTGGAGCCCGAGGGCCTTGGCGCCGAGCCAGCCGCGGGCCAGCTCGGTGATCGGCACGAGGAGCAGCGCGCCGAGGAGCGGCCCGAACACCGTGCCGAGTCCGCCGATCAGCGCGAACATCGCGATCTGGATCGACAGGGTCAGCGAGAACATCGCCGCCGGCTCGATGAAGGTCAGGTACATGGCGTGGAAGGTGCCGACCATCGCGGTCAGCGCCCCAGACACCGCCACGGCGATGAGCCGCGCGCGCACCGTGCGCACGCCCGCGGCGCGCGCGGCCGATTCCCGCTCGCGGGTCGCGACGAGGTAGAAGCCGATCCGGTGGCTCCGCATCCACCACGCGACCGCCAGCGTCAGCAGGAGGAGCCCGAAGGCGATGGCCAGCGGCGGCCAGCGGTCCCGGAACACCATCCACGTCGAGCCGAACTTCAGCGGGATCATCAGTGCGGTGGCACCCCCGGTCAGGTCGCGGAAATGCAGGGCCAGCACGCGGAAGACTTCGAGGAAGGCGATGGTCGCCAGCGAGAAGAACGGTCCGTGCAGCCGGAAGCACGGGTAGCTGATCGCCAGCGCCACCAGGACGGCGAGGGCGGCGCCGGCCACCATGCCGATCCACGGGCTGGTCCCGGCACCGACGAGCAGCATCCCGCAATAGGCGCCGAGCCCGTAGAAGATGCCGTGGCCGAGAGAGAGCTGGCCGGCGTAGCCGCCGACGATGTTCCATGCGGTCGAGAGCGCCGCGAAGACGCAGATCGTGATGAAGACGTGGTAGATGAACGGGTTGCCGACCGCGACCGGCACGGCCACCAGGGACGCGAGGACGAGCGCCAGGGCCGCGGCAGCCCGGCGCGGGAACACGGACAATCCGGCGGACGGTGCGGCGGGGATCGGGATATCGGTCATCGCGGTCCCCTCACAGCGAGACGTGGGACAGCCGCAACTGCCGGCCGAAGAGGCCCGACGGCTTCAGGATCAGGATCGCCAGGAACACGCCGAAGACCGCGACCTCGCGCATGTCGGCGCCGACGTAGAAGCCCGTGACGCTGTCGATCAGGCCGATCAGGATCGCCCCGACGAAGGCGCCGCGAATCGAGCCGAGGCCGCCGAGCACGACGACCACGAAGGCGATCAGGACGAAGTAGGTGCCGCTGTTGGGGGAGGTCGGGTAGAGCGGCGCGATCAGCGCCGCCGCGACCCCGACGCAGGCCGCGCCGATGCCGAAGGTCAGGGCGTAGATCCGGTTCACGTCGATGCCCATCAGCTCGGCCGCGGCGCGGTTCTGGGCGACCGCCCGGATCGCACGCCCGGTGCGGGTGCGCGCCAGGAACGTCTGGAGCGCCGCCACGAGCACGATCGCCGCGCCGAGGATCACCACCTGCCCGAGGAGCACCCGGACCGGCCCGATCTGGACCGGCTGGCGCAGGCCCGACGGCGGCGTGTTGGCGATGTCCGCTCCGAAGACGAGAAGGGCGAGATTGATGAGGACCGTCGAGAGGCCGACCGTGGCGAAGATCTGGATGTGGTGGTCGCCCGCGGCGAGCAGCGGCTGGATCAGAAACCGCTGGGTCAGCGCACCCAGCAGGAACAGGATCGGCACGACGATGATCAGGGCGGCGAACGGGTGCAGGCCGAGCCCGGTGACGGCGAGGTAGGTCAGGTACATCCCGACCATCAGGAACTCACCGTGAGCGAAGTTGACGACCTTCACGATGCCGAAGATCAAGGTCAGCCCGACGCTGACAATCGCGAACAGGCCGCCGAGCATCACCCCGTTGGCGAGCACCTGGAGGAAGACGTCCATCCTCGATCTCCGTGACGGCGACGCGGTTACTTGCGCATCTCCAGGGGCGCGACGGCGGCGCTGTCGGGATAGACGGTGACGAGCTTGCCGCCCTGCCACTGCATGCCCATCATCGCGGCGCGCTCGTTCTGATTGTTCTTGCCGAACTTGAGCCCGTAGCCGACCGCGGTGACGCCGTCCTTCACGTCGATGCCCTGGGCCGCCTTGACGACGGTGTCGGGCTCGAAGCCCTTCGCCTTGCCGACGGCCTCGAGGATGAGCTTGGCGCCGACGTAGTTGTTGAGCGAGTGCCCGGAGCGGGGCGCGCTGCCGTACTTCTTCTGGTAGGCCGCGACGAAGTTCTCGATGCCGGGCGTGTACCGCGTGTTGACGAGATACTGGGTGAAGTCGGTGTCGAGCACGCCCTCGATGACCTTGTGGCCGACCGCGTCGGCGGTGGGCTGCATCGAGTATCCGCCGCCGCCGCCGATGATGGCGCCGGGCTTGAACCCCGCCTCGTTGGCCTGCTGGAGGAACAGCACGGAATCGTTCTGGTAGGACGTCTGGAGCAGGACGTCGATTCCGCGTCCTTTCAGGTCGAGGACCAGGGAGGACATGTCGACCGTCGAGGCCGGGTAGCCCTGCGCGGTCACGACGTTTAGCTTGGCCTGCGCGGCGAACTTCTTCTGGAAGCCCGCCACCGACGTTCCGTAGCTCGAATCCTCGTAGATGATGCCGATCTTCAGGTCTTCGGGCTTCTTGCCCAGCCCGGCCGCGACCTTGCTGACGATCATCTCCACCGCGAGCTTGGCCATGTCCTCGGCCGTCGGGTTGGTGCGGTAGAGATACTGCAGCCCGCGCCCGGTGACTTCCTCGGCCACCGCGCCGAGCTCGAAATACGGGATGCCCGACAGCTCGGCCACTTGGCTCGCGGCGATCGAGCGGGCGGACGAGTAGGACCCGAAGATCGCCACCACCTTCTCCAGCGAGATGAGGCGGCGCGCCTCGCCGATTGCTTGGTTGTTGTCGACCGCGTCGCCGCGGGCGAGGACGACCTTCTGGCCCTGGACACCGCCCGCGGCATTGATCTCGTCGACGGCGATCTCGACGCCCCGCGCGCTCTCTTCGCCCAGGAGCGCGAGCTGGCCGCTGAACGGGTAGAGCGCGCCGAACTTCACGTCGGCGGCCTGGGCCGTCGTCTCGGCCGTCGAGTGGGCCGCGGCGCCCAGCACGAGGGCGGCGGCGAGTGCACGCGCCAGAACTCTCATCGTTTCCTCCCGTGTCAGTCGTCGGCCCGGCGCTTCGTGCGCCTTCTCGTCGGGCCGGTCGGCGGCGTCAGTAGGCGAGAGCGTCCTTGCCCTCGAAGCTGGTGATCGGCGGGTACGCACGCTGGTCGGTGATGACGTCGATCACCGTCACGGCGCCTCCGGCGAGGGCGTCCCGCAGCGCCGGCGCGAGATCCTCGGGGCGCTCGACGCGCGTTCCGGCGCAGCCGCAGGCCCGGGCGATGGCGGCATGGTCCACCGCCTCGAAATCGCAGACGTCGGTGAAGTCGCCGAACAGGCTCAGCTCCGCGTGCTTCTGGTAGCCGAGGATCTGATTGTTCAGGACGACGACGATGACGGGCAGCCGCATGCGCCGCGCCGTCTCCAGCTCCGACCAGACGTGGCCGAAGCCGCCATCGCCGGTCACGCAGATCACGGGCGCGTCCGGTCGCGCGGCCTTGGCGCCGAGGGCGAAGGGCAGGCCCCAGCCGAGACCGGCGATGCCGCGCGGGGTCAGGAAGCGCTGGCCGGCCTTCCGCGCCGTCAGGAAATTGGCGATCCAGATCGAGGCGTAGCTCGCGTCGGCCACGACGATCGTCTCGGGATCCGTCGCCGCGTCGATCTCGGCCATGATCCGCTCGGGCCGGATCGGAACGGCCCCCATGTCGACGAGGCGGGCCATGTCGCCGGCCTGGGCCTCCCGGGCGCGGGTGATGGTGTCGTCGAGGGCCGCGCGGCGGCCTTCCAGCCCCGACAGGTCGCGCTGCCGAAGCGCCTCGGCGAGGGCAGCGAGGGTCAGCTTGGCGTCGCCGACGAGGCGCAGCGCCTCGTAGTTGCGGCCGACCTCGCCGCCGTCGACGTCGAGATGAATGAACCGGGCATCCGCCGGGTAGAGCGACCAGCTGTCGGTGCCGTTCTGGTTGGTGCGGTTGCCCACGAGGAGGACGACGTCGGCCTCGGTGACGAGCGCGCGCAGGTGGGACGAGCGCGACCGCGGCGCCATGAAGTAGCCGACGACGCCGACGGAGAGCGGGTCGGTCTCGGCGACGGCGCCCTTGCCCATCACCGTGGTGGCGACCGGCAGCCCGAGGGTCTGAAGCGCGGCGAGCTCCGGATAGGCGCCGGAGGAGTGGACACCGCCGCCCGCGATCACGAGGGGGCGCCGGGCCGCGGCGATCAGATCCGCGGCCTCCGCGACCCGGGCCGGATCGGCGACCGTGCGGTCGAGGGGGTAGGTCCCGAGGCTGGCGGACCGGCGCGGCGCGGCGGCCTCGAAGTCCGGCCGCTCGTCGAGCAGGTCCAGCGGCACCAGCAGCACCGCCGGTCCGGGGCGCCCGGAGGCCGCGGCCGCGAAGGCCATGTCGACGTAGTCGTCGAGGCGTTCGGCGACCGCGACTCGGCGCACCCACTTGGCGACG from Methylobacterium sp. NMS14P includes:
- the fabG gene encoding 3-oxoacyl-ACP reductase FabG yields the protein MTERQTNPEAIVRRASHAGRRVLVTGAGRGIGRAIAEGFGARGALVGVADVNADDVVATVAAIEGGGGRALPLRLDVADYAAVEAALSEAAAAMGGAFDTVVNNAGISPKHDGAAHRVWEMDPAEWNRVVAVNLTGAFNTVRALAPAMCAAGRGWIVNMSSVAGKTHSPIVACHYAASKAGLIGLTKHLAAELGPFGIRVNAIAPGRIETPMVRAVGRAVNDEQVRLTPMGRLGAPEEVADLALYLTSAEASFVTGQTVDVAGGLYMT
- a CDS encoding branched-chain amino acid ABC transporter permease, whose translation is MDVFLQVLANGVMLGGLFAIVSVGLTLIFGIVKVVNFAHGEFLMVGMYLTYLAVTGLGLHPFAALIIVVPILFLLGALTQRFLIQPLLAAGDHHIQIFATVGLSTVLINLALLVFGADIANTPPSGLRQPVQIGPVRVLLGQVVILGAAIVLVAALQTFLARTRTGRAIRAVAQNRAAAELMGIDVNRIYALTFGIGAACVGVAAALIAPLYPTSPNSGTYFVLIAFVVVVLGGLGSIRGAFVGAILIGLIDSVTGFYVGADMREVAVFGVFLAILILKPSGLFGRQLRLSHVSL
- a CDS encoding ABC transporter ATP-binding protein, which encodes MLTLERVDAGYGATSILHAVSLEVRAGEVVTIVGANGAGKTTTLRTIAGLVKPTRGRILFEDEDVTRLSGHEMVARGVTLIPEGRQLFPEMTVRENLLMGAYRRAARERQSETLADVLDLFPRVRERLDQNAGSLSGGEQQMVAIARGMMARPKLLMFDEPSLGLAPIVVAQVFAVVDRIVKTGATVLIVEQNVFHTLQVADRGYVLENGEIVLADASAALLDNDHVRRAYLGI
- a CDS encoding branched-chain amino acid ABC transporter ATP-binding protein/permease, producing MTDIPIPAAPSAGLSVFPRRAAAALALVLASLVAVPVAVGNPFIYHVFITICVFAALSTAWNIVGGYAGQLSLGHGIFYGLGAYCGMLLVGAGTSPWIGMVAGAALAVLVALAISYPCFRLHGPFFSLATIAFLEVFRVLALHFRDLTGGATALMIPLKFGSTWMVFRDRWPPLAIAFGLLLLTLAVAWWMRSHRIGFYLVATRERESAARAAGVRTVRARLIAVAVSGALTAMVGTFHAMYLTFIEPAAMFSLTLSIQIAMFALIGGLGTVFGPLLGALLLVPITELARGWLGAKALGLHGLVYGVVLVLVVLFLPNGLMGLVSRFARAGAGGRGAQAASVPAVLRAPERPAVGADLVRVEGLQKRFGGLHVTNDVGFTLREGEILGLIGPNGAGKTTVFNMISGFLKPDAGTVSVRAPDGTWHRPARPSDFATLGVGRTFQIVQPFAAMTVEENIMVGAFHRRSDVREARAVARETAERMGLAPWLGSEARGLTIGGLKRLEVARVMAMRPRVLLLDEVMAGINQTDVRRAIDLMLSIRDTGVSIIAIEHVMQAVMALSDRVIVLSSGQIIAQGSPQDVVRDPAVIEAYLGKEFAHAHA
- a CDS encoding ABC transporter substrate-binding protein, whose protein sequence is MRVLARALAAALVLGAAAHSTAETTAQAADVKFGALYPFSGQLALLGEESARGVEIAVDEINAAGGVQGQKVVLARGDAVDNNQAIGEARRLISLEKVVAIFGSYSSARSIAASQVAELSGIPYFELGAVAEEVTGRGLQYLYRTNPTAEDMAKLAVEMIVSKVAAGLGKKPEDLKIGIIYEDSSYGTSVAGFQKKFAAQAKLNVVTAQGYPASTVDMSSLVLDLKGRGIDVLLQTSYQNDSVLFLQQANEAGFKPGAIIGGGGGYSMQPTADAVGHKVIEGVLDTDFTQYLVNTRYTPGIENFVAAYQKKYGSAPRSGHSLNNYVGAKLILEAVGKAKGFEPDTVVKAAQGIDVKDGVTAVGYGLKFGKNNQNERAAMMGMQWQGGKLVTVYPDSAAVAPLEMRK
- a CDS encoding YciI family protein, producing MPYMIETFDKAGSLDIRKANRAEHLVYLDRIKDRLLACGAKLNDDGSDAGGGLYVVDVETRAEAEALIHADPFYKVGLFERVEIRRWRKAYLDGRSYL
- a CDS encoding shikimate dehydrogenase family protein is translated as MSSAVTATGITGRTRVYGILADPIYHVKAPEVMGALFARHGVDGVLVPLHVTADGLAAVMDGLRQLRNFGGFIATVPHKTAMTGLCDALTREAEQIGAVNCVRREADGRMVGTMLDGIGFVEALRASRLEPRGRSAALAGAGGAASAIAFALAEAGVARLTILNRTAGRARALADRLRAAYPALAVAAEGAQAEHDLLVNGTSLGMRPQDAAPFDLTALHAGQFVAEAIMDPETTPLLAAALAAGCRIQRGLPMLERQIALMARHMGAL
- the catC gene encoding muconolactone Delta-isomerase; this encodes MLYMVHMQVNIPASLPKSEADRLKAEEKAYAEKLQHDGTWRHLWRIAGQYANYSVFDVAGNDELHQVLSSLPLYPYMAISVTPLAQHPSAIAAN
- a CDS encoding GMC family oxidoreductase, yielding MGSTDNDAVAAGDFDYVIVGGGTAGCVLANRLTESGTRRVLLLEAGGRARSPWVAIPAGFSRLLQHPSYNWRFRTEPEEATGGRVIAVPRGRGLGGSTLINGMIYVRGQPQDYDAWAQAGCRGWGFADVLPYFRRLEDYDGAADPLRARGGPLPLTEVAERPAIAEAFIAAAEAAGHPRNPDYNAASQDGFGYYQVNQRRGRRVSAADAYLRPALARPNLAVVTDAHVLRLTFDVDRASGVAALVGGRERLFRSRGEVILAAGAAQTPQILELSGLGDPAILTGLGVAVRSALPGVGANYMDHYCTRMNWRVRLPVTLNEQTRGLRLGVAAARYLATRRGILALGTGLAHGFVRTRPGLDGPDVQYFFMHASYANAAERKLDRLPGMTIGVTQLRPESRGTIHAASPDPLEPPAIRPNFLATEEDRRAMVEGMKIARAIVGQAPMARFRGAELNPGLDCRTDADWLDFARRDGQTIYHICGTCRMGGDPGSVTDPGLRVRGVAGLRVADASIMPRIVSGNTQAAVFMIAEKAADLIRADA
- a CDS encoding acetolactate synthase catalytic subunit; the encoded protein is MSETSERANMTGAHALAAALHRHGVRDVFGQSIPSALFLAAPHHGIRQIGYRTENAGAAMADAYARISGRVAVVAAQNGPAATLLVPGLAEALKASIPVVAIVQDVHRRFTDRNAFQELDHLALFAGVAKWVRRVAVAERLDDYVDMAFAAAASGRPGPAVLLVPLDLLDERPDFEAAAPRRSASLGTYPLDRTVADPARVAEAADLIAAARRPLVIAGGGVHSSGAYPELAALQTLGLPVATTVMGKGAVAETDPLSVGVVGYFMAPRSRSSHLRALVTEADVVLLVGNRTNQNGTDSWSLYPADARFIHLDVDGGEVGRNYEALRLVGDAKLTLAALAEALRQRDLSGLEGRRAALDDTITRAREAQAGDMARLVDMGAVPIRPERIMAEIDAATDPETIVVADASYASIWIANFLTARKAGQRFLTPRGIAGLGWGLPFALGAKAARPDAPVICVTGDGGFGHVWSELETARRMRLPVIVVVLNNQILGYQKHAELSLFGDFTDVCDFEAVDHAAIARACGCAGTRVERPEDLAPALRDALAGGAVTVIDVITDQRAYPPITSFEGKDALAY